The following coding sequences are from one Mugil cephalus isolate CIBA_MC_2020 chromosome 9, CIBA_Mcephalus_1.1, whole genome shotgun sequence window:
- the triap1 gene encoding TP53-regulated inhibitor of apoptosis 1, with protein MNSVGEACTDLKRDYDQCFNRWFAEKFLKGDRSGDPCTETFRKYQRCVQKAIKEKEIPIDGVDFMGPNKDKPES; from the coding sequence ATGAACAGCGTCGGGGAGGCCTGCACCGACCTGAAGCGGGACTACGACCAGTGCTTCAACCGCTGGTTCGCGGAGAAGTTCCTGAAGGGGGACCGCAGCGGCGACCCGTGCACGGAGACTTTCCGGAAGTACCAGCGCTGCGTGCAGAAGGCCATCAAGGAGAAGGAGATCCCGATCGACGGGGTGGACTTCATGGGCCCCAACAAAGACAAGCCCGAGAGCTGA